In Prunus dulcis chromosome 1, ALMONDv2, whole genome shotgun sequence, the following are encoded in one genomic region:
- the LOC117615456 gene encoding cryptochrome-1 isoform X1, producing MSGGGCSVVWFRRDLRVEDNPALAAGVRAGSVVCVFIWAPEEEGPYYPGRVSRWWLKHSLAHLDSSLRSLGTSLITKRSTDSVSSLLEVVISTGATQLFFNHLYDPISLVRDHRAKEVLTAQGIAVRSFNADLLYEPWDVNDVNGRPFTTFDAFWGRCLSMPYDPDAPLLPPKRIISGDTSRCPSDTLVFEDESEKGSNALLARAWSPGWSNADKALTTFINGPLLEYSQNRRKADGATTSLLSPHLHFGELSVRKAFHLVCIKQVLWANEGNKAGEESVNLFLKSIGLREYSRYISFNHPYSHERPLLGHLKFFPWIINQSYFKAWRQGRTGYPLVDAGMRELWATGWLHDRIRVVVSSFFVKVLQLPWRWGMKYFWDTLLDADLESDALGWQYISGTIPDGREFDRIDNPQFEGYKFDPNGEYVRKWLPELARLPTEWIHHPWNAPESVLQAAGIELGSNYPLPIVGIDAAKTRLQEALLEMWQHEAASRAAVENGTEEGLGDSSESTPIAFPQDIQMEENYEPVRNNLPATRRYEDQMVPSMTTSLVRVEEEESSLEIQNLVEETRGEVPTNEMVNQEPRRDTLNQGVLQTIRNNTLPQPNAAIGLQHAIEDSTAESSGSSRRERDGGVVPVWSPSTSSYSEQFASDDNSIGTSSYLRRHPQSHQIMNWRRLSQTG from the exons aTGTCAGGTGGTGGATGCAGTGTAGTCTGGTTCAGGAGAGATCTGAGGGTGGAAGATAACCCAGCTTTAGCTGCTGGAGTGAGAGCAGGAAGTGTGGTTTGTGTCTTTATTTGGGCACCTGAGGAAGAAGGCCCATATTACCCGGGAAGGGTGTCAAGATGGTGGCTCAAACACAGCTTGGCTCATCTTGATTCCTCTTTGAGAAGTCTGGGCACATCTCTCATCACCAAGAGGTCCACTGACAGtgtttcttctcttcttgAGGTTGTTATTTCCACTGGTGCCACTCAGCTCTTCTTCAACCACTTATATG ATCCTATATCACTGGTTAGGGATCACCGGGCCAAGGAGGTTTTAACTGCTCAAGGCATAGCTGTGCGTTCCTTTAATGCGGATTTGCTCTACGAACCATGGGATGTTAATGATGTCAATGGTCGCCCGTTCACCACCTTCGATGCTTTTTGGGGAAGATGCCTTAGCATGCCATATGACCCAGATGCACCGCTTCTCCCCCCTAAGAGAATTATATCAG GTGACACATCAAGGTGCCCTTCTGATACATTGGTTTTTGAAGATGAATCAGAGAAGGGAAGCAATGCGCTTCTTGCTCGAGCTTGGTCACCTGGGTGGAGCAACGCTGATAAGGCTCTGACCACATTTATAAATGGACCATTACTTGAGTACTCTCAAAACCGCAGGAAGGCTGATGGTGCCACAACATCATTACTTTCTCCCCATTTGCATTTTGGGGAGCTAAGTGTGAGAAAAGCATTTCATCTTGTTTGCATCAAGCAGGTTCTTTGGGCCAATGAAGGCAACAAGGCTGGTGAAGAGAGTGTGAACTTGTTTCTGAAGTCTATTGGTCTTAGGGAATATTCAAGGTACATTAGTTTTAATCATCCTTACAGTCACGAAAGACCTCTTCTTGGGCACCTAAAGTTCTTCCCCTGGATTATAAATCAGAGCTATTTTAAGGCATGGAGGCAAGGTAGAACTGGCTATCCATTGGTGGATGCTGGCATGAGAGAGTTGTGGGCCACAGGCTGGCTGCATGATCGTATACGAGTAGTAGTTTCTAGTTTTTTTGTAAAGGTTCTACAGCTTCCATGGAGGTGGGGAATGAAGTATTTCTGGGATACACTCTTAGATGCTGATCTTGAAAGTGATGCTCTTGGTTGGCAGTATATATCTGGTACTATACCCGATGGTCGTGAATTTGACCGCATAGATAATCCACAG TTTGAAGGTTACAAATTTGACCCAAATGGAGAATATGTGCGAAAGTGGCTTCCTGAACTTGCCAGACTTCCAACTGAATGGATACACCACCCATGGAATGCACCAGAATCTGTACTCCAAGCAGCTGGAATTGAATTAGGATCGAATTACCCTCTCCCTATTGTAGGAATAGATGCGGCGAAAACCAGGTTGCAAGAAGCATTATTAGAGATGTGGCAGCACGAAGCTGCTTCAAGAGCTGCTGTTGAAAATGGAACTGAAGAAGGGCTTGGAGATTCCTCTGAATCAACCCCAATTGCCTTTCCTCAAGACATACAAATGGAGGAAAATTATGAACCCGTGAGGAACAACCTTCCTGCCACCCGAAGGTATGAAGATCAGATGGTCCCAAGCATGACTACATCTTTGGTGAGAgttgaagaggaagaaagttcattggaaattcaaaatttggtGGAAGAAACCAGAGGAGAAGTGCCTACGAATGAAATGGTGAATCAAGAACCAAGAAGAGACACTTTAAACCAAGGGGTTTTGCAGACTATTCGTAACAACACTCTGCCACAACCAAATGCCGCAATAGGGCTGCAACATGCTATTGAAGATTCCACTGCAGAATCTTCCGGTAGCagtaggagagagagggatggAGGGGTAGTTCCAGTCTGGTCTCCTTCAACTTCTAGCTACTCGGAGCAGTTTGCAAGTGATGACAATAGCATTGGAACAAGTTCTTACTTGCGAAGACATCCACAGTCTCACCAAATAATGAATTGGAGGCGGCTATCTCAAACTGG GTAA
- the LOC117615456 gene encoding cryptochrome-1 isoform X2: MSGGGCSVVWFRRDLRVEDNPALAAGVRAGSVVCVFIWAPEEEGPYYPGRVSRWWLKHSLAHLDSSLRSLGTSLITKRSTDSVSSLLEVVISTGATQLFFNHLYDPISLVRDHRAKEVLTAQGIAVRSFNADLLYEPWDVNDVNGRPFTTFDAFWGRCLSMPYDPDAPLLPPKRIISGDTSRCPSDTLVFEDESEKGSNALLARAWSPGWSNADKALTTFINGPLLEYSQNRRKADGATTSLLSPHLHFGELSVRKAFHLVCIKQVLWANEGNKAGEESVNLFLKSIGLREYSRYISFNHPYSHERPLLGHLKFFPWIINQSYFKAWRQGRTGYPLVDAGMRELWATGWLHDRIRVVVSSFFVKVLQLPWRWGMKYFWDTLLDADLESDALGWQYISGTIPDGREFDRIDNPQFEGYKFDPNGEYVRKWLPELARLPTEWIHHPWNAPESVLQAAGIELGSNYPLPIVGIDAAKTRLQEALLEMWQHEAASRAAVENGTEEGLGDSSESTPIAFPQDIQMEENYEPVRNNLPATRRYEDQMVPSMTTSLVRVEEEESSLEIQNLVEETRGEVPTNEMVNQEPRRDTLNQGVLQTIRNNTLPQPNAAIGLQHAIEDSTAESSGSSRRERDGGVVPVWSPSTSSYSEQFASDDNSIGTSSYLRRHPQSHQIMNWRRLSQTG; encoded by the exons aTGTCAGGTGGTGGATGCAGTGTAGTCTGGTTCAGGAGAGATCTGAGGGTGGAAGATAACCCAGCTTTAGCTGCTGGAGTGAGAGCAGGAAGTGTGGTTTGTGTCTTTATTTGGGCACCTGAGGAAGAAGGCCCATATTACCCGGGAAGGGTGTCAAGATGGTGGCTCAAACACAGCTTGGCTCATCTTGATTCCTCTTTGAGAAGTCTGGGCACATCTCTCATCACCAAGAGGTCCACTGACAGtgtttcttctcttcttgAGGTTGTTATTTCCACTGGTGCCACTCAGCTCTTCTTCAACCACTTATATG ATCCTATATCACTGGTTAGGGATCACCGGGCCAAGGAGGTTTTAACTGCTCAAGGCATAGCTGTGCGTTCCTTTAATGCGGATTTGCTCTACGAACCATGGGATGTTAATGATGTCAATGGTCGCCCGTTCACCACCTTCGATGCTTTTTGGGGAAGATGCCTTAGCATGCCATATGACCCAGATGCACCGCTTCTCCCCCCTAAGAGAATTATATCAG GTGACACATCAAGGTGCCCTTCTGATACATTGGTTTTTGAAGATGAATCAGAGAAGGGAAGCAATGCGCTTCTTGCTCGAGCTTGGTCACCTGGGTGGAGCAACGCTGATAAGGCTCTGACCACATTTATAAATGGACCATTACTTGAGTACTCTCAAAACCGCAGGAAGGCTGATGGTGCCACAACATCATTACTTTCTCCCCATTTGCATTTTGGGGAGCTAAGTGTGAGAAAAGCATTTCATCTTGTTTGCATCAAGCAGGTTCTTTGGGCCAATGAAGGCAACAAGGCTGGTGAAGAGAGTGTGAACTTGTTTCTGAAGTCTATTGGTCTTAGGGAATATTCAAGGTACATTAGTTTTAATCATCCTTACAGTCACGAAAGACCTCTTCTTGGGCACCTAAAGTTCTTCCCCTGGATTATAAATCAGAGCTATTTTAAGGCATGGAGGCAAGGTAGAACTGGCTATCCATTGGTGGATGCTGGCATGAGAGAGTTGTGGGCCACAGGCTGGCTGCATGATCGTATACGAGTAGTAGTTTCTAGTTTTTTTGTAAAGGTTCTACAGCTTCCATGGAGGTGGGGAATGAAGTATTTCTGGGATACACTCTTAGATGCTGATCTTGAAAGTGATGCTCTTGGTTGGCAGTATATATCTGGTACTATACCCGATGGTCGTGAATTTGACCGCATAGATAATCCACAG TTTGAAGGTTACAAATTTGACCCAAATGGAGAATATGTGCGAAAGTGGCTTCCTGAACTTGCCAGACTTCCAACTGAATGGATACACCACCCATGGAATGCACCAGAATCTGTACTCCAAGCAGCTGGAATTGAATTAGGATCGAATTACCCTCTCCCTATTGTAGGAATAGATGCGGCGAAAACCAGGTTGCAAGAAGCATTATTAGAGATGTGGCAGCACGAAGCTGCTTCAAGAGCTGCTGTTGAAAATGGAACTGAAGAAGGGCTTGGAGATTCCTCTGAATCAACCCCAATTGCCTTTCCTCAAGACATACAAATGGAGGAAAATTATGAACCCGTGAGGAACAACCTTCCTGCCACCCGAAGGTATGAAGATCAGATGGTCCCAAGCATGACTACATCTTTGGTGAGAgttgaagaggaagaaagttcattggaaattcaaaatttggtGGAAGAAACCAGAGGAGAAGTGCCTACGAATGAAATGGTGAATCAAGAACCAAGAAGAGACACTTTAAACCAAGGGGTTTTGCAGACTATTCGTAACAACACTCTGCCACAACCAAATGCCGCAATAGGGCTGCAACATGCTATTGAAGATTCCACTGCAGAATCTTCCGGTAGCagtaggagagagagggatggAGGGGTAGTTCCAGTCTGGTCTCCTTCAACTTCTAGCTACTCGGAGCAGTTTGCAAGTGATGACAATAGCATTGGAACAAGTTCTTACTTGCGAAGACATCCACAGTCTCACCAAATAATGAATTGGAGGCGGCTATCTCAAACTGGGTAA